The following are encoded in a window of Methanomassiliicoccales archaeon genomic DNA:
- the mtxX gene encoding methanogenesis marker protein Mmp4/MtxX has translation MNISHSDNEEVLTAQNIAEMAKNSSAKIGIGLIGDNARKNLIIKGAKRHGISEVHFFGDASTLVEALSAGKIDAAVRGNLEANNTMSSVRRFFSLDKILRAALLQPPKGNLILLAPVGVDEGWTLEQKIELIDLGMRFLTRLGIEPKVGILSGGRKGDRGRHPVVDRTLDEAEAIAEYFRESKFDVKDCEILIENAVLDRNMILAPDGISGNLIFRALHFLGGWRALGAPILNLEKVFIDTSRAKRNYVDSIALAAALVKLNKGMR, from the coding sequence ATGAATATATCCCATTCTGATAATGAGGAAGTGCTCACGGCTCAGAATATTGCAGAAATGGCAAAAAATTCCAGCGCAAAAATTGGCATCGGATTGATTGGCGACAATGCTCGTAAGAATTTGATAATCAAGGGTGCGAAAAGACATGGGATATCTGAAGTGCACTTTTTTGGCGATGCGAGTACTCTGGTTGAAGCCCTGAGCGCGGGGAAAATCGATGCTGCCGTAAGGGGAAATCTCGAGGCAAACAATACGATGTCATCGGTCAGGCGCTTTTTCTCTCTCGACAAAATTCTGCGTGCGGCTCTTCTTCAACCACCAAAAGGCAACCTGATACTGCTAGCACCAGTTGGCGTTGATGAAGGATGGACACTTGAACAGAAAATTGAGCTCATAGATCTCGGAATGAGATTTCTCACGAGGTTGGGAATCGAGCCAAAGGTTGGTATTCTTTCAGGCGGAAGGAAGGGAGATAGGGGAAGGCATCCAGTGGTGGACAGGACTCTTGATGAAGCTGAAGCAATAGCTGAATACTTTAGGGAATCGAAGTTTGACGTGAAAGACTGCGAAATTCTCATCGAGAATGCGGTTTTGGATCGCAACATGATTCTTGCACCTGACGGTATTTCGGGCAATTTGATCTTCAGAGCTCTGCACTTCTTAGGAGGATGGCGTGCGCTTGGTGCCCCTATTTTGAATCTGGAGAAGGTTTTTATCGATACGTCGAGGGCTAAACGTAACTATGTTGATTCAATAGCACTCGCCGCAGCACTCGTGAAGTTAAATAAGGGAATGAGATAA
- a CDS encoding radical SAM protein: protein MKISEIFYSIQGEGVLIGTPTVFVRTAGCNLRCSWCDTKYAQVDNGIERSIKEIIDEVSLFPTPYVCITGGEPLLQREVFKLVNMLLEKDFKVSVETNGSISIEELSCSENLLISMDLKCPSSGMCDKMRLDNLELLSPFDQLKFVVADDEDMEYAKKIIESHDIQATIIMMPVGGLDLKPVAEWVLRNRINVRVLPQLHKIIWGDRRGV, encoded by the coding sequence ATGAAGATATCTGAAATTTTCTATTCAATTCAGGGTGAAGGAGTTCTGATAGGCACGCCAACCGTTTTTGTGAGGACTGCGGGCTGCAATTTGAGGTGTTCGTGGTGCGACACAAAGTATGCGCAGGTCGACAATGGTATTGAACGCTCTATTAAAGAGATTATTGATGAGGTGTCCCTCTTTCCAACGCCCTATGTATGCATTACTGGAGGAGAGCCCCTTTTACAGAGAGAAGTATTCAAACTTGTTAATATGCTCCTGGAGAAAGATTTTAAAGTTTCAGTAGAAACTAATGGTTCGATCTCTATTGAAGAACTCAGTTGTTCTGAGAATCTCTTGATCAGCATGGATCTAAAGTGCCCTTCTTCTGGTATGTGCGATAAAATGAGGCTAGATAATTTGGAGCTTCTTTCGCCTTTTGATCAGTTGAAGTTTGTTGTTGCCGACGATGAGGATATGGAGTATGCCAAGAAAATCATCGAGAGCCACGACATTCAAGCAACTATAATTATGATGCCCGTGGGAGGTTTAGATCTTAAGCCGGTTGCAGAGTGGGTTCTTCGAAACAGGATAAATGTTCGTGTTCTTCCGCAGCTTCATAAGATCATTTGGGGCGATAGACGAGGAGTGTGA
- a CDS encoding 3-isopropylmalate dehydratase large subunit, which produces MSFSKGKTISEKILSSKSSSDVYAGDFVEAEVDYVMVNDVTGPIAFREFESLGLEPLREKIVLIPDHFVPNKDIPSAEQAAEMKRFAKKYRIPNYYEVGRGGICHQVMIEEGFVAPGRLIVGADSHTCTYGALGAFSTGIGSTEAAACFAEGCLWFRVPKSMQINLQGSFRRFVTGKDLILSIIRDIGVDGANYMAMEFSGDGTKSLSISDRLTVSNMCVEAGAKAGIFLPDEMTVEFVSNKARGDYSLVISDNDASYEARMTYDLSLIDCVVAIPHSPGNVRHVREVDVEIDQAFLGSCTNGRIEDLRQAAEILSGRKIHPSVRMIIVPASMKVYKQALQEGLLNIFAEAGAFVSGPTCAACLGGHMGVLASGERCISSTNRNFIGRMGHKNSEVFLANPAVVAASAVTGRITHPEDLL; this is translated from the coding sequence ATGAGTTTTTCGAAGGGAAAAACGATTTCCGAGAAGATCCTTTCCTCGAAGTCGTCTTCTGATGTGTACGCTGGGGATTTTGTGGAAGCTGAGGTCGATTATGTCATGGTCAACGACGTTACAGGTCCGATAGCCTTCAGAGAATTCGAATCGCTGGGCCTCGAACCTTTGAGAGAGAAGATTGTACTGATACCCGATCACTTCGTCCCCAATAAAGACATCCCCTCAGCTGAGCAGGCCGCTGAGATGAAACGATTTGCCAAGAAATATCGAATACCGAATTATTATGAAGTGGGAAGGGGGGGAATCTGTCATCAGGTGATGATAGAAGAGGGTTTCGTTGCGCCGGGAAGGCTCATCGTTGGAGCGGACTCGCACACATGCACATATGGTGCGCTAGGGGCGTTTTCAACTGGCATTGGAAGCACAGAGGCTGCCGCGTGTTTTGCCGAGGGATGCTTGTGGTTTCGCGTTCCGAAATCCATGCAAATTAATTTGCAGGGCTCCTTCAGAAGATTTGTAACTGGAAAAGACCTCATTCTCTCGATAATCAGGGACATAGGAGTTGATGGCGCGAATTACATGGCAATGGAATTCTCTGGTGATGGAACGAAATCTCTTTCCATTTCGGACAGGCTGACGGTATCGAATATGTGTGTTGAAGCAGGTGCCAAGGCGGGGATTTTTCTTCCTGACGAAATGACGGTTGAATTCGTATCAAATAAAGCGAGAGGCGACTATTCACTAGTGATCTCTGACAACGATGCTTCGTATGAAGCAAGAATGACTTATGACCTGAGTTTAATTGATTGTGTTGTGGCCATTCCTCACTCACCTGGAAATGTCAGGCACGTGAGAGAAGTTGACGTTGAGATAGACCAAGCGTTCCTCGGCTCCTGTACAAACGGTAGAATAGAAGATCTCAGACAAGCTGCAGAAATTCTTTCTGGACGAAAGATTCACCCATCCGTAAGGATGATTATTGTTCCAGCGAGCATGAAGGTCTACAAGCAAGCTCTTCAGGAGGGACTGCTCAATATCTTTGCAGAGGCCGGTGCATTTGTGTCAGGACCTACCTGTGCTGCTTGCCTGGGTGGTCACATGGGCGTTCTTGCATCTGGAGAGAGATGTATTAGTTCTACAAATCGCAACTTTATCGGAAGAATGGGGCATAAGAACTCTGAAGTTTTCCTTGCTAATCCTGCAGTCGTCGCTGCTAGTGCTGTTACTGGAAGGATTACACATCCTGAAGATTTACTGTGA
- the dph2 gene encoding diphthamide biosynthesis enzyme Dph2, with the protein MYNFRIDEMVKWIKERNIRNVCLQMPEGLKIHAQAISEEIEKNTGAATFILADPCYGACDVASGFFDHVDGLIHIGHSEIPTLAQDSRILYVEIEAALQDVKYPEGLLTRLGNRIGLITTVPYLGELDRIKKWLESNGKEVFIGRQGPRTLHPGQILGCDISSACSILNLVDHFLYIGSGDFHPLAVAIETKKEVVIYDPASQEIRDLGDLSDRVMRQRHGAIVKASKGKKFLILVSLKPGQKRIALAMELKKLALKYGRSANIILMNEFNPDYLITFEADAYVSTACPRIAIDDLLRYPKPILTPVEFEIALGNKSWDDYHLDFML; encoded by the coding sequence GTGTATAATTTTAGAATCGACGAGATGGTTAAATGGATCAAAGAAAGAAATATTCGAAATGTGTGTCTGCAGATGCCTGAAGGCTTAAAAATTCATGCACAAGCCATTTCAGAAGAAATCGAGAAGAATACTGGCGCTGCGACTTTTATACTTGCAGACCCCTGTTACGGCGCCTGCGATGTTGCATCGGGTTTCTTCGATCATGTGGACGGTCTCATTCACATCGGTCACAGTGAGATTCCGACTTTGGCGCAAGACAGCAGGATCTTATATGTAGAAATTGAGGCAGCGCTTCAAGACGTGAAATATCCAGAAGGACTCTTGACGAGGTTGGGAAACAGGATTGGGCTGATCACAACCGTGCCATATCTTGGTGAACTGGATCGAATAAAGAAATGGCTTGAGTCAAATGGCAAGGAGGTATTTATCGGCCGGCAAGGGCCAAGAACGTTACATCCAGGGCAAATTCTTGGATGCGACATCTCTTCGGCGTGCAGTATATTAAATCTCGTCGATCACTTTCTCTATATAGGCAGTGGGGATTTTCATCCCCTTGCAGTCGCCATCGAAACAAAGAAGGAAGTTGTAATTTACGATCCAGCGAGCCAAGAGATTCGCGATCTTGGAGATCTTTCTGATCGTGTCATGAGGCAGAGACATGGTGCAATCGTCAAAGCTTCAAAAGGCAAGAAATTCTTAATACTCGTTTCTCTGAAACCGGGTCAGAAACGTATTGCTCTTGCTATGGAACTTAAGAAATTAGCACTTAAGTATGGGCGGAGTGCGAACATTATATTAATGAATGAGTTCAATCCTGATTATTTAATAACCTTCGAAGCAGATGCTTATGTATCTACAGCGTGCCCCCGGATCGCCATCGACGATCTGCTGCGGTATCCCAAACCTATCCTCACACCGGTTGAGTTCGAGATTGCGCTAGGGAATAAAAGCTGGGACGATTACCACCTCGATTTCATGTTGTAG
- a CDS encoding YhbY family RNA-binding protein has translation MSRQSKANLRKRGTEIKATICIGKNGISESLVNEIKEQIEKHKIVKVRLFKTSGLEKSDAAERIMKLTGATLLEVRGNTILLCDSTLLVKED, from the coding sequence ATGTCGAGGCAATCAAAGGCTAATCTCAGAAAAAGAGGGACCGAAATCAAGGCAACGATCTGCATTGGAAAGAATGGAATTTCCGAAAGTCTCGTAAATGAAATAAAAGAGCAGATTGAAAAGCATAAAATTGTGAAGGTTAGGCTATTTAAAACTTCTGGCCTGGAAAAATCCGATGCTGCAGAAAGAATAATGAAATTAACAGGCGCGACACTGTTAGAAGTGAGAGGAAATACGATTCTTCTATGTGATTCCACACTACTTGTGAAAGAAGATTGA
- a CDS encoding isocitrate/isopropylmalate dehydrogenase family protein: MFRIAVIAGDGIGPEVITEGLKVLRILEECDNLKFDMRELDIGATRYIESGKTLTQDDLDVLSEQDAIYFGAVGDPRVKPGILEREIILALRFYFDQFVNIRPVKSWVPGARLKSSKPFDIVFLRENTEDFYLGSGGFISPRSNSVSLAIERSFYKLSLEISSSLSNDEELAFELGLLSKSGVTRFAEYAFYMAKRRGQTKITVVDKANVCTNMYGLWRRVFSTLAEERDIDIEYVYVDAMCQALVKNPDKFNIVATPNMFGDILTDLGAEIQGSLGLACSGNINPNGVSMFEPVHGSAPDIAGRGIANPIGAILAAKLMLEFLGSDRLARKIEKAVEEVILKGIVTPDLGGYAKTSEVGDAIVESLLNM, from the coding sequence ATGTTCAGAATTGCGGTGATAGCGGGAGATGGCATTGGACCAGAGGTGATCACTGAGGGTTTGAAGGTTCTGCGCATTTTGGAAGAATGTGACAATCTCAAATTTGACATGCGGGAATTAGACATCGGCGCGACTCGATATATTGAGAGCGGAAAAACCCTTACCCAGGATGATCTAGACGTCTTAAGCGAACAGGATGCGATATACTTTGGTGCAGTCGGCGATCCGCGTGTGAAACCAGGAATACTTGAGAGGGAGATAATCTTGGCGCTGCGGTTCTACTTTGATCAATTTGTAAATATAAGGCCTGTGAAATCATGGGTCCCCGGAGCTCGTCTCAAATCGTCAAAGCCTTTCGACATAGTATTTCTTCGGGAAAATACGGAAGACTTCTATCTTGGATCAGGGGGATTTATCTCTCCGCGATCTAATTCAGTCTCGCTTGCAATCGAGCGGAGTTTTTACAAATTAAGCCTAGAGATATCCTCGAGCTTATCTAATGACGAAGAGCTTGCATTCGAGCTAGGCTTACTGTCAAAGAGCGGTGTTACGAGATTTGCAGAATATGCTTTCTATATGGCAAAGAGACGAGGACAGACGAAAATCACCGTTGTTGACAAAGCAAACGTATGCACGAATATGTATGGACTTTGGCGAAGGGTTTTTTCTACTCTTGCTGAGGAGAGAGATATCGATATCGAATATGTTTATGTTGATGCGATGTGCCAGGCACTTGTCAAAAATCCTGATAAATTCAACATTGTAGCCACACCGAATATGTTTGGAGACATACTCACAGATCTGGGAGCGGAAATCCAAGGAAGCCTAGGATTGGCATGCAGCGGTAATATAAATCCCAATGGTGTTTCAATGTTTGAACCCGTCCACGGCAGTGCTCCTGATATCGCAGGACGTGGAATCGCAAATCCTATCGGTGCAATACTAGCAGCAAAGCTTATGCTCGAGTTCCTTGGCTCAGATAGACTTGCACGCAAGATTGAGAAGGCTGTGGAGGAAGTTATACTAAAAGGTATTGTAACACCAGATCTCGGCGGGTATGCAAAAACGAGCGAAGTCGGTGATGCAATTGTTGAAAGCCTTCTTAACATGTGA
- a CDS encoding 2-isopropylmalate synthase has protein sequence MASHQAHENASYQSRKCKVVGLDRKKVYTSDFNLYAKKDSIPQFVEIFDTTLRDGEQTPGVALSLEEKIRVAEALNDLGVDIIEAGFPVISDGERKAVKRIASLGLQSRVCALSRSSLKDIDTVIDCGVDYVHTFIATSDVHLKYKLKMTREEVKSRAVEAIEYAKAHGLTVEFSCEDATRTDLDFLKEMHLAVQEAGVDKINFPDTVGVISPPAMERLIEEVMKFTKVPLSIHCHDDFGLAVANSIAAVRSGARQVHVCVNGLGERAGNAALEEVVLGLMAFLDVKTNVDTRKIGYVSKTVANLTGIPIPANKAIVGSNAFAHESGIHVHGVLGDPSTYEAFGPELVGMERSIVIGKHTGVHSVREKLKEFGIVLTDEQITQVVKEIKRLAESEKHVDDTELVALAYHIAGQRPGEERKVKLKEFAVFTGLNITPTAIVSIEVDGETRRGSEIGVGPIDAALKAIRQLVSEKISLLEYRLSAISGGSDALCEVGVKLQYNGESKIMSVGRSVGPDIVQTSVDAAIQAIDRLYSRIRAD, from the coding sequence GTGGCTTCGCATCAAGCTCATGAGAATGCTTCATATCAATCAAGGAAATGTAAGGTAGTTGGTCTTGATCGAAAAAAGGTTTACACAAGTGATTTCAATTTATATGCAAAAAAGGATTCAATTCCGCAATTCGTGGAAATTTTCGACACTACCCTGAGAGATGGTGAACAGACGCCTGGAGTAGCGCTTTCATTGGAGGAGAAAATTAGAGTTGCCGAGGCTCTCAATGACCTAGGTGTTGACATCATAGAAGCGGGGTTTCCTGTGATATCAGATGGTGAAAGAAAAGCGGTGAAACGGATAGCTTCGCTCGGATTGCAATCACGCGTATGCGCACTTTCTCGATCTTCTCTAAAAGATATAGACACTGTTATCGACTGTGGCGTTGATTATGTTCATACCTTCATTGCCACGTCAGATGTGCACCTCAAATACAAATTAAAAATGACGAGAGAAGAAGTAAAATCTAGGGCAGTTGAGGCTATTGAATATGCCAAAGCCCACGGATTGACAGTTGAGTTTTCTTGCGAGGACGCAACCCGTACCGATCTAGACTTTTTGAAAGAAATGCATCTTGCGGTGCAAGAAGCCGGTGTAGATAAGATAAACTTTCCTGACACCGTAGGGGTCATTTCTCCTCCTGCCATGGAGAGATTGATTGAGGAAGTAATGAAATTCACAAAGGTTCCTCTGAGCATACACTGCCACGATGACTTTGGATTGGCGGTAGCGAATTCCATCGCCGCCGTCAGGAGCGGAGCGCGTCAGGTCCATGTGTGTGTGAATGGACTCGGGGAACGTGCTGGTAATGCTGCGCTCGAGGAAGTCGTGCTTGGTTTAATGGCGTTTCTTGATGTGAAGACGAATGTTGATACAAGAAAAATTGGATATGTGTCAAAAACAGTCGCAAATTTAACGGGAATTCCCATCCCAGCTAACAAGGCGATTGTTGGAAGCAACGCCTTTGCACATGAATCTGGCATACACGTTCACGGCGTACTTGGCGACCCATCTACCTACGAGGCATTTGGTCCAGAACTTGTTGGGATGGAGCGCTCGATCGTTATTGGAAAGCATACAGGCGTCCATTCCGTCAGGGAGAAACTGAAGGAATTTGGCATAGTCTTGACAGATGAGCAAATTACACAGGTCGTAAAAGAAATTAAGAGGCTTGCGGAAAGTGAGAAGCATGTTGACGATACTGAGTTAGTTGCGCTCGCTTATCACATTGCAGGCCAGCGCCCAGGAGAAGAACGCAAGGTCAAGTTGAAAGAATTTGCCGTGTTTACGGGATTGAATATTACTCCGACGGCAATAGTAAGCATCGAGGTTGATGGTGAAACTCGTCGGGGATCGGAAATTGGAGTAGGGCCGATAGATGCAGCTCTCAAAGCGATACGACAGCTTGTCAGCGAGAAAATCTCGCTGCTTGAATATCGGTTGAGTGCCATAAGCGGTGGGAGTGACGCTCTTTGCGAAGTAGGAGTCAAGCTACAGTACAATGGTGAAAGTAAAATCATGTCCGTTGGTAGGAGCGTCGGACCTGACATCGTTCAGACGAGTGTCGATGCAGCCATCCAGGCGATAGATCGTCTTTATTCTAGAATAAGAGCGGATTAA
- a CDS encoding 3-isopropylmalate dehydratase small subunit translates to MAIITGRVWKFGDHVDTDQIIPAERLTSNNIDRLGLYIFEKVRPDFASKVEQGDIVVAGRNFGCGSSREHAPRALKQAGISCIVAESFARIFFRNALNIGLIPVTCTINAEEGDILTIDLENGVIVNATTSQKYLFTKFPKFIEEIIEAGGLMQRVRRRKGCSELR, encoded by the coding sequence GTGGCAATAATCACTGGAAGAGTCTGGAAATTTGGAGATCATGTGGATACTGACCAGATTATTCCTGCGGAAAGGCTTACGAGTAATAATATCGACAGACTTGGATTATACATTTTTGAAAAGGTAAGACCAGATTTTGCATCGAAGGTTGAGCAAGGTGATATCGTCGTGGCAGGTAGAAATTTTGGTTGCGGGTCGAGCAGGGAACATGCACCGAGAGCTCTCAAGCAAGCAGGGATTTCATGTATAGTCGCCGAAAGCTTTGCACGAATTTTTTTCAGGAATGCTCTGAATATTGGATTGATTCCTGTTACATGTACGATAAATGCGGAAGAAGGCGATATTCTAACGATTGATCTCGAAAATGGTGTCATTGTAAATGCTACAACATCGCAAAAATACCTCTTTACAAAATTCCCAAAGTTCATCGAGGAGATTATAGAAGCTGGAGGCTTGATGCAGAGGGTAAGGAGGCGAAAAGGATGTTCAGAATTGCGGTGA
- a CDS encoding 50S ribosomal protein L16, with protein MARKPGRMYREIKGQAYTRKEYMGGVPAPRISQFDIGNPSGDFPVELSLKVKEACQIRHTALEAARIAANRVLAKRVGTANYHLKVRIYPHNVLREHKMATGAGADRVSGGMRAAFGKPVGTAARVQPDQAIITIRTTVQGFNTAKEALWRAAMKLPSPCYTQVEKGNDLVA; from the coding sequence ATGGCGCGAAAACCAGGAAGAATGTATCGCGAAATAAAAGGACAGGCTTATACTCGAAAAGAATATATGGGTGGAGTCCCAGCACCGAGAATCTCTCAATTTGATATTGGAAATCCTTCTGGTGATTTCCCTGTGGAGCTTTCATTGAAGGTAAAGGAAGCGTGCCAAATAAGGCATACTGCTCTTGAGGCAGCACGTATCGCAGCAAATCGAGTACTTGCAAAAAGAGTAGGTACGGCGAATTATCATCTTAAGGTGAGGATTTATCCTCATAATGTCCTAAGGGAACACAAAATGGCGACAGGTGCCGGTGCTGACCGTGTATCAGGAGGTATGCGCGCGGCCTTCGGTAAGCCTGTTGGTACAGCAGCAAGGGTACAGCCAGATCAAGCGATTATTACAATTAGAACTACAGTTCAAGGATTTAATACGGCAAAGGAAGCCTTGTGGCGCGCTGCTATGAAATTACCTTCTCCTTGTTACACCCAAGTTGAAAAGGGAAACGATTTGGTCGCGTAA
- a CDS encoding 6-carboxytetrahydropterin synthase: MRLEIDGKEANIKFSACHLISEHPKCGRLHGHVYIMSMVIHGEKGDHGMIMDFTELKSMMRRIVEDFDHRVLIAGNCPRIKISVDKEIVVEISGKRYVFPPEDVIIIDAEEASAEEVARVLLSRVLSEIRFPINVNRIEVGVDEERGQSAWISCDLR; this comes from the coding sequence ATGAGATTGGAAATCGATGGAAAGGAAGCGAACATTAAATTTTCGGCCTGCCATTTAATAAGTGAGCATCCAAAGTGCGGTCGATTACACGGTCACGTCTACATTATGAGCATGGTCATTCACGGCGAAAAAGGCGATCATGGCATGATAATGGATTTCACTGAGCTCAAGAGCATGATGAGAAGGATTGTAGAAGATTTCGATCACAGGGTGTTAATTGCAGGCAATTGCCCGAGAATCAAGATTTCAGTCGATAAGGAGATCGTCGTTGAAATCTCAGGCAAGCGTTACGTATTTCCGCCAGAAGACGTGATTATCATAGACGCAGAGGAGGCAAGCGCTGAAGAAGTAGCGAGAGTTCTGCTTTCAAGAGTCCTCTCTGAAATTCGCTTCCCTATCAATGTGAATAGGATCGAAGTTGGTGTGGACGAAGAACGAGGACAGAGTGCTTGGATATCGTGCGATTTGAGATAG
- the queC gene encoding 7-cyano-7-deazaguanine synthase QueC translates to MRKAIVLLSGGIDSTVTLAYAISEGYEVYPLTFLYGQKHSREISSAERIVKHYGLKRHLKINLDPSLFSSSALVSRVIDLPKDRSAEKIGSDIPDTYVPSRNLVFLSIASAVGENENVDAIFIGANAIDFSGYPDCRPEFFEAFKKVLEVGTRRGVRGKPIAIETPILHMKKSEIIKLGKSLNAPLHMTWSCYSGGERACGRCDSCVLRLEGFEEAGYEDEIEYEARK, encoded by the coding sequence ATGAGAAAAGCAATAGTTTTATTATCAGGCGGCATTGACTCTACGGTAACACTTGCCTATGCGATTTCTGAAGGCTATGAAGTTTATCCTTTAACTTTCTTGTATGGGCAGAAACATAGCAGAGAGATTTCTTCGGCGGAAAGAATCGTGAAACATTATGGTCTGAAAAGACACCTCAAGATCAACCTCGATCCATCTCTTTTTTCATCGAGCGCTCTTGTATCTAGAGTTATTGATTTACCAAAGGATAGAAGCGCTGAGAAGATAGGTAGTGACATCCCAGATACGTATGTACCTTCGCGTAATCTCGTGTTTCTTTCTATAGCCTCGGCTGTCGGCGAAAATGAAAACGTGGATGCAATTTTTATCGGTGCAAACGCTATCGATTTCTCTGGTTATCCCGATTGTAGGCCCGAGTTCTTTGAGGCATTCAAAAAAGTACTCGAAGTCGGTACAAGACGAGGCGTCCGCGGAAAACCGATAGCGATAGAGACTCCAATACTGCATATGAAAAAGTCTGAAATCATAAAACTGGGAAAATCGCTAAATGCTCCCCTGCACATGACTTGGAGTTGCTATAGCGGTGGAGAAAGGGCTTGCGGGAGATGTGATTCATGTGTCCTCCGCTTGGAGGGGTTTGAAGAAGCTGGATATGAAGATGAAATCGAATATGAGGCGAGAAAATGA
- a CDS encoding ribonuclease P protein component 4, with the protein MIAERRMQQLLGLAEEKALQGNMMRGKRYVELARRIALRTNTKMPKGFMYCHKCLAPLIPGRNSMVRVKSHRVIIRCKECGYIRRIPYLRELKEKRRTRNVEAIKG; encoded by the coding sequence GTGATAGCAGAAAGAAGAATGCAACAGTTACTAGGGCTTGCAGAGGAAAAAGCGCTTCAGGGAAATATGATGCGCGGCAAGCGCTATGTTGAATTAGCTAGAAGAATTGCGCTGAGAACGAATACAAAAATGCCAAAAGGATTTATGTACTGTCATAAATGTCTCGCACCGTTAATTCCTGGAAGAAATTCCATGGTAAGAGTGAAATCTCACCGTGTGATCATCCGCTGCAAAGAATGTGGATACATCAGGAGAATTCCTTATTTAAGGGAACTGAAGGAGAAAAGGAGAACAAGAAATGTCGAGGCAATCAAAGGCTAA
- the serS gene encoding serine--tRNA ligase translates to MLDVLLIRNNPDLVRNALKSRGYPESLLDEFLKIDSEWRKAVDENNRLKRLKNEVAEEIPKLRDEEKRNKINEMKSIAERIKRLDDKISQLDSIRNEIVLNMPNIPHHSVPFGMGSKDNIIVREFAKPKIFDFQPKTHFEIGEDLDIIDFERGAKIAGSGFYVLKGDGARLERALINYMLDLHREQGYVEIFPPAVVNRQSVIGTGQYPKLRDDMYWIERDDLWLNPTAEVPVTNLHMDEIFDKEDLPIYYTAYLPSFRREAGRHADTRGIIRVHQFNKVELVKFVLPEKSFEELESLLQDAEAVLQGLEIPYRVILLCTGDLGFASAKTYDIEAHAPGINLWLEVSSCSCFTDFQARRARIKYRPEPHLKSEFVHTLNGSGIALPRTMAALLENYQNQDGTVTIPKVLRPYMQGQELIE, encoded by the coding sequence ATGCTTGATGTATTGTTGATAAGAAACAATCCTGACCTCGTAAGAAATGCACTGAAAAGTAGAGGCTATCCAGAAAGCTTACTCGATGAATTCTTGAAGATCGATTCAGAATGGCGAAAAGCAGTCGATGAGAACAATAGATTGAAGAGACTGAAAAATGAGGTCGCAGAGGAGATTCCAAAACTGAGAGATGAGGAAAAAAGGAATAAGATAAATGAAATGAAAAGCATAGCCGAGCGAATTAAGCGACTTGATGATAAAATCTCTCAACTAGATAGCATCAGAAATGAAATTGTGCTTAACATGCCGAACATACCTCATCATTCTGTGCCCTTTGGTATGGGAAGCAAAGACAACATTATCGTCAGAGAATTTGCAAAGCCGAAGATCTTTGACTTCCAGCCAAAAACCCATTTCGAGATCGGCGAGGACTTAGACATCATAGATTTTGAGAGAGGCGCAAAAATAGCCGGTTCAGGATTCTATGTATTGAAGGGGGATGGCGCCCGCCTCGAAAGAGCGTTAATAAATTATATGCTAGATTTGCACAGAGAACAAGGATACGTTGAAATCTTTCCGCCTGCCGTCGTGAACAGACAGTCAGTAATCGGAACTGGACAATACCCAAAACTCAGAGATGACATGTATTGGATTGAAAGGGATGATTTGTGGTTAAATCCCACTGCTGAGGTTCCGGTCACGAATCTCCACATGGATGAGATTTTCGATAAAGAGGATCTGCCAATATATTACACCGCATATCTTCCTTCATTTAGGAGAGAGGCTGGACGTCATGCTGACACGCGAGGAATCATTCGAGTCCATCAATTTAATAAAGTTGAACTTGTCAAATTCGTTTTGCCAGAAAAATCGTTTGAAGAGCTTGAGAGTCTTCTTCAAGACGCAGAAGCAGTACTGCAAGGTCTTGAAATCCCCTATAGGGTGATACTTTTGTGTACTGGCGACCTGGGATTCGCGTCAGCGAAGACTTATGACATTGAAGCGCATGCACCCGGAATCAACCTGTGGCTAGAGGTGTCCTCCTGCAGCTGCTTTACGGATTTTCAGGCTCGGAGAGCTAGGATTAAATACAGACCGGAGCCGCATCTCAAGAGCGAATTCGTTCATACGCTGAACGGTTCTGGGATTGCGCTTCCGAGAACTATGGCGGCATTATTGGAAAATTATCAAAATCAAGACGGAACTGTAACCATCCCAAAAGTACTGAGACCATACATGCAGGGACAGGAGTTGATTGAATAG